In Eublepharis macularius isolate TG4126 chromosome 4, MPM_Emac_v1.0, whole genome shotgun sequence, the following are encoded in one genomic region:
- the FIGNL2 gene encoding fidgetin-like protein 2 gives MHWTPEHAQPLNQWPEQHLDVSSTTSSPAHKSDLYHSSRQRFNYAWANDDISALTASNLLKRYAEKYSGVLDSPYDRPSVLNTYGDGTFGSLNGQKSEMEPWPMAHSSEGAYPLTPMHDGLSSSKGIVAPAVTPGNGLGTSPVVASNLSDSVYPSNSCGGPTTSGTLGASQEYPSGYSGAYLPAGYCSQPASALPPPHPSTLHSSGLLQPSHPSTTLVPSYSSSGPMYNYASGSYPPQPSYGTIHPPHATASYLPSGIAAPTPIPPSSRPPMVPGYSYQSPLTVPPLSGESGSSLKRKAFDVTGSEDESEGRYRKYSYEQPKSPYQMSDSGECRGNGFNRSSEVPFKGGKRPAASGVAVTTVPSEEPVGKYSSQPMKGLVSPAYSVGEAPLRPSENFEKFTSPTANGERGGDSFSVRMQPKPPTFSSDNSDQTVEEQPKAMDPFILELVNNKIIDCGPPVQWTDIAGQVSVKAVIEEELVWPILRPGAYTGASRPPKTILLFGPCGVGKTLLSRCISTQLGSTLLKLSGTALVSKWKAEAEKILQATFFVANCRQPSVVLLTDVESLFEDSAILKSQLLSYLDNLVTSGEQNVVVIATTTRPGNLDEATQRRFAKRFYISPPDSVARRQILHHALAQQNYCLSEREMASIVQLTESYSGSELLQLCQQAGANKLHGLAGQLQPTSYKDFESLFCKIHPAVSQKELDLYMEWDKMYGSRH, from the coding sequence ATGCACTGGACACCAGAGCATGCTCAGCCTCTGAATCAGTGGCCAGAGCAGCACCTCGATGtctcctccaccacctcctcACCTGCTCACAAGTCGGACCTCTACCACAGCAGCCGGCAACGCTTCAATTATGCTTGGGCCAATGATGACATCTCTGCTCTGACCGCTTCCAACCTCCTGAAGAGGTATGCCGAGAAGTACTCTGGAGTACTGGACTCTCCCTATGACAGGCCATCGGTACTCAACACCTATGGGGATGGCACTTTTGGGTCACTCAATGGTCAGAAGAGTGAGATGGAGCCTTGGCCGATGGCACACAGCTCAGAAGGGGCCTACCCTCTGACTCCAATGCATGATGGATTATCCAGCTCCAAAGGGATCGTCGCTCCTGCTGTCACTCCGGGTAATGGTCTTGGCACCTCTCCTGTGGTTGCTAGCAATCTCTCTGATTCAGTTTATCCCAGTAACTCTTGTGGGGGACCCACCACTTCTGGAACCCTTGGAGCCTCTCAGGAGTATCCTTCAGGCTACAGTGGGGCCTACTTACCAGCAGGCTATTGCAGCCAGCCTGCTTCAGCGCTTCCACCTCCCCACCCATCTACTCTGCATAGctcaggcctcctacaaccaagCCATCCTTCCACTACGCTTGTCCCTAGCTACAGCTCCTCAGGACCCATGTACAACTATGCCTCAGGCAGCTACCCACCTCAGCCCAGCTATGGCACCATCCATCCTCCCCATGCCACAGCCTCATATTTACCCTCAGGCATTGCTGCCCCTACACCCATTCCCCCATCCTCTCGACCCCCTATGGTCCCTGGGTACAGCTACCAGAGCCCCCTCACAGTGCCTCCGCTCAGTGGTGAGTCAGGGAGCTCTCTGAAAAGGAAGGCCTTTGATGTCACTGGTAGTGAAGATGAAAGTGAAGGCAGGTATCGAAAATACAGCTATGAGCAACCAAAGTCCCCATATCAGATGTCCGACAGTGGTGAATGTAGAGGAAATGGATTCAACCGAAGCTCTGAGGTGCCTTTCAAAGGGGGGAAAAGGCCAGCAGCATCAGGAGTGGCTGTGACAACAGTTCCTTCAGAGGAGCCTGTTGGGAAATACAGCAGCCAGCCCATGAAAGGACTGGTCTCTCCAGCTTACAGTGTTGGTGAAGCTCCACTAAGACCTAGTGAGAACTTTGAGAAGTTCACTTCTCCAACTGCCAATGGTGAGCGTGGGGGAGattccttttctgtcaggatgcAGCCCAAACCACCAACATTTAGCAGCGACAACAGTGACCAGACGGTAGAAGAGCAACCAAAAGCCATGGACCCTTTCATTCTGGAGCTAGTGAACAACAAAATAATTGACTGTGGACCTCCAGTCCAATGGACAGACATCGCTGGGCAAGTCTCTGTCAAAGCTGTCATAGAAGAAGAGCTGGTGTGGCCCATCTTGAGGCCAGGGGCTTACACTGGGGCAAGTCGCCCACCCAAAACCATCCTCCTCTTTGGGCCTTGTGGTGTAGGGAAGACCCTGCTGAGCAGGTGTATTtctacccagctgggatccaccCTACTGAAGCTCAGTGGGACAGCATTGGTCTCCAAGTGGAAGGCTGAAGCTGAGAAGATCCTACAGGCAACTTTCTTTGTGGCCAACTGTCGTCAGCCTTCTGTTGTTCTCCTCACAGATGTGGAATCTCTCTTCGAAGACTCTGCCATACTGAAGTCCCAGCTCCTCTCCTACCTGGATAACCTTGTTACCTCAGGCGAGCAGAATGTGGTTGTCATAGCAACAACTACCAGGCCCGGCAACCTCGATGAAGCCACACAGAGGAGGTTTGCTAAGCGTTTCTACATTTCCCCACCAGATAGTGTTGCCAGGCGGCAGATCCTGCACCATGCTTTGGCCCAGCAAAACTACTGTCTTAGTGAGAGGGAGATGGCTTCCATCGTACAACTCACTGAGAGCTATTCGGGCAGCGAGCTCCTTCAGCTTTGTCAGCAGGCTGGGGCAAACAAGCTGCATGGCCTGGCAGGCCAGCTTCAGCCAACTTCCTACAAGGATTTTGAAAGCCTTTTCTGCAAGATCCACCCTGCCGTCTCTCAGAAGGAGCTGGACTTGTATATGGAATGGGATAAAATGTACGGATCTCGGCATTAG